Proteins co-encoded in one Prescottella sp. R16 genomic window:
- a CDS encoding YhgE/Pip domain-containing protein, whose product MRTPERWRLWLAPTAVVAVVMSLLAALYMGGILDPAKHLRGFPIALVNQDVGDVIDGPDGPVYQNFGDEIAQGLVANIPADKVDLQQLSWAETASRLGKGELFGAIVVPGDFTKRTSILGQASVVPGDVERPIITAYTNPRAGSFGIGITEAITGQALAQVNTTMGEKLTATVNERLASVAPGTTVSGAAAITLAQPVDVLKVQHNPLPPGTGNGLSAFYFALLLVLAGFTGATIVSSIVDSALGFAPTEYGPWYVHRESAGISRFRTLLVKWGVMAVLGMLVSALYIAITGMLGMPIPNALALWEFGAFAITTIGVTALSVMAAFGTVGLLVNLVVFVIMGLPSSGGAIPLEATPRIYEILAQFEPMHQVFVGARAILYFDGSAGAGLLHAVWMTGIGLLVGLLLGVVATRFYDARGLHRVRKDPSPV is encoded by the coding sequence ATGCGGACACCGGAACGGTGGCGGCTCTGGCTGGCGCCGACCGCGGTGGTGGCGGTGGTGATGTCGCTGCTGGCTGCGCTGTACATGGGCGGCATCCTCGATCCGGCGAAGCATCTGCGTGGGTTCCCGATCGCGTTGGTGAACCAGGACGTCGGGGACGTGATCGACGGCCCGGACGGTCCGGTGTACCAGAATTTCGGGGACGAGATCGCGCAGGGGCTGGTCGCGAATATTCCTGCGGACAAGGTTGATCTGCAACAGCTTTCGTGGGCTGAGACGGCCTCACGTCTCGGTAAGGGTGAGTTGTTCGGGGCGATCGTCGTTCCGGGCGATTTCACCAAGCGGACGTCGATCCTGGGGCAGGCGTCGGTGGTGCCCGGCGACGTGGAGCGGCCGATCATCACTGCCTACACCAATCCGCGGGCCGGAAGTTTCGGGATCGGGATCACCGAGGCGATCACGGGACAGGCGCTCGCGCAGGTGAACACGACGATGGGGGAGAAGCTCACCGCGACGGTGAACGAGCGTCTGGCGTCGGTCGCCCCGGGGACGACGGTGTCGGGGGCGGCCGCGATCACGCTGGCGCAGCCGGTCGACGTGCTGAAGGTGCAGCACAATCCGCTGCCGCCGGGAACCGGAAACGGGTTGTCCGCCTTCTATTTCGCGTTGCTGCTGGTGCTGGCCGGGTTCACCGGTGCCACGATCGTGAGTTCGATCGTCGACAGTGCGCTCGGGTTCGCGCCCACCGAGTACGGGCCGTGGTACGTGCACCGGGAGTCGGCCGGGATCAGCCGTTTCCGGACTCTGCTCGTGAAGTGGGGTGTCATGGCGGTGCTCGGAATGCTGGTGTCGGCGTTGTACATCGCGATCACCGGCATGCTCGGGATGCCGATTCCGAATGCGCTGGCGTTGTGGGAGTTCGGGGCGTTCGCGATCACCACGATCGGGGTGACCGCGCTGTCGGTGATGGCCGCGTTCGGGACCGTCGGGTTGCTCGTCAACCTGGTGGTGTTCGTGATCATGGGACTACCGTCGTCGGGTGGTGCGATCCCGCTCGAGGCGACCCCGAGAATCTACGAGATCCTGGCCCAGTTCGAGCCGATGCATCAGGTGTTCGTGGGGGCGCGCGCGATCCTCTACTTCGACGGCAGCGCCGGCGCGGGACTGCTGCACGCGGTGTGGATGACGGGGATCGGACTGCTCGTCGGGTTGCTGCTCGGTGTGGTCGCGACCCGGTTCTACGATGCCCGCGGTCTGCACCGCGTCCGGAAGGATCCGTCACCCGTGTGA
- a CDS encoding HNH endonuclease family protein, whose translation MSGSVRRLLTLAGTVVLAVVLGIGYVAVDTWLGSEEEPAGQVPPSASSGEIETLLAQLRVAPEAPMTGYSREEFPHWDRNLPEHGFGDAFAQYPKCTTRDVMMLRDAVGAVSLDPKTCELTVGKGGGWQDEYGFIDRKTGEMRPYKKMTEPSGVDAEHIVALAEAWRSGAANLDEDTRRRIANDATNLVAADPSANRSKGDQDAANYLPPGKFRCSYVDRYLHVKVKYGLTVDPAEQTALRTAVDDCVRQGAFG comes from the coding sequence ATGTCCGGTTCGGTGCGTCGTCTGCTCACGTTGGCGGGCACGGTGGTGCTCGCGGTGGTGTTGGGGATCGGGTACGTCGCCGTCGACACGTGGCTGGGGTCGGAGGAGGAACCGGCCGGCCAGGTGCCGCCGTCGGCGTCGTCCGGTGAGATCGAGACGCTGCTCGCGCAGCTCCGGGTCGCCCCCGAGGCGCCGATGACGGGGTACAGCCGGGAGGAGTTTCCGCACTGGGACCGGAACCTGCCCGAGCACGGGTTCGGTGACGCGTTCGCGCAGTACCCGAAATGCACCACGCGGGACGTGATGATGCTGCGCGACGCGGTCGGTGCGGTGAGCCTGGACCCGAAGACGTGTGAGCTGACGGTCGGCAAGGGCGGCGGCTGGCAGGACGAGTACGGGTTCATCGACCGCAAGACCGGAGAGATGCGTCCGTACAAGAAGATGACGGAGCCGTCGGGGGTCGACGCCGAGCACATCGTGGCGTTGGCGGAGGCCTGGCGGTCGGGGGCCGCGAACCTGGACGAGGACACGCGCCGGCGGATCGCGAACGATGCGACGAATCTGGTGGCGGCCGACCCGTCGGCGAACCGGTCGAAGGGTGATCAGGATGCCGCGAACTATCTGCCGCCCGGAAAGTTCCGTTGTTCATACGTCGATCGATACCTCCACGTCAAGGTAAAGTACGGCCTCACCGTCGACCCGGCGGAGCAGACGGCTCTGCGTACCGCGGTCGACGACTGTGTCCGGCAGGGCGCGTTCGGGTAG
- a CDS encoding aldo/keto reductase, translating into MKYTTLPGTDLTVSTVSLGCNNFGSRIDREQSRAVVDAAFEHGITFFDTADIYSTGESERQLGAALAGRREQAVVATKFGGPMSDTDRGSAPDYVRRACDASLQRLGTDHIDLYYQHMPDPQVPIEDTLGALDDLVRAGKVRYTACSNVTADQITHATGTATARNLPRFVAAQIEWNLLERKAEDTLIPACEENGLAVIPFYPLAAGLLTGKYRKNTAFPAGSRFDSSDYFAATATDTALDRVEELLTVADRLGRPLSELAMAWLDAQPQIPSVLVGSKTPEQVARNVAHLQRPLTADEEEALRSATTAY; encoded by the coding sequence ATGAAGTACACGACTCTGCCCGGCACCGACCTGACCGTCTCCACAGTGTCGTTGGGCTGCAACAATTTCGGATCCCGCATCGACCGGGAACAGTCCCGCGCCGTCGTCGACGCGGCCTTCGAGCACGGCATCACGTTCTTCGATACCGCCGATATCTACTCGACCGGCGAATCCGAGCGGCAACTCGGCGCCGCCCTCGCCGGACGACGCGAACAGGCCGTCGTCGCAACAAAATTCGGTGGCCCCATGAGCGACACCGACCGCGGCTCCGCACCCGACTACGTGCGCCGCGCCTGCGACGCGAGCCTGCAGCGCCTCGGAACCGACCACATCGACCTCTACTACCAGCACATGCCCGACCCGCAGGTCCCCATCGAGGACACCCTCGGGGCCCTCGACGATCTCGTCCGCGCCGGCAAGGTGCGCTACACCGCGTGCTCCAACGTCACCGCCGACCAGATCACGCACGCCACCGGCACCGCCACCGCACGCAACCTGCCGCGTTTCGTCGCCGCCCAGATCGAATGGAACCTGCTCGAACGCAAAGCCGAAGACACTCTGATCCCCGCCTGCGAGGAGAACGGCCTCGCCGTGATCCCGTTCTATCCCCTCGCGGCGGGGCTGCTCACCGGCAAGTACCGCAAGAACACCGCGTTCCCCGCCGGTTCCCGATTCGACAGCTCCGACTACTTCGCGGCCACCGCCACCGACACCGCCCTCGACCGCGTCGAGGAACTGCTCACCGTGGCCGACCGGCTGGGACGGCCCCTGTCCGAACTCGCAATGGCATGGCTCGACGCCCAACCGCAGATCCCGTCGGTGCTGGTCGGATCGAAAACCCCCGAACAGGTGGCCCGCAACGTCGCGCACCTGCAACGCCCCCTCACCGCGGACGAGGAGGAGGCGCTGCGGTCGGCGACGACGGCCTACTGA
- a CDS encoding beta-ketoacyl-ACP synthase III gives MGAQISNSTEVRQSAILGLGVYRPERVVSNDEICQTIDSTDEWIQSRSGIKNRRFANDEESVLAMAIASGRKALEAAGLTGEQIGAVVVATSTYPVQTPQCAAVVADALGTGGSAAFDVAAGCAGFCYALSVANDMVRLGTEDYVLVIGAERMSDSTEPTDRSVRFIFGDGAGAVVVGPSDTPGIGPTVWGSDGSQSNAIRQEPDWLTFAADPTSRPWIKMEGTTVFRWAAFEMGKIAVQAVERAGVTMEDLGAFIPHQANGRINEVIARQIKLPESVPVSDDIADTGNTSAASIPLAMEEVLRTGKAKPGDLALLVGFGAGLSYAGQVVTLPPLAQ, from the coding sequence GCCAGACCATCGACTCCACCGACGAGTGGATCCAGTCGCGTTCGGGCATCAAGAACCGTCGTTTCGCGAACGACGAGGAGAGCGTGCTGGCCATGGCCATCGCGTCGGGCCGCAAGGCGCTCGAGGCGGCCGGGCTGACGGGTGAGCAGATCGGCGCGGTCGTCGTCGCCACCTCCACCTACCCGGTGCAGACGCCGCAGTGTGCCGCCGTCGTCGCCGATGCGCTCGGCACCGGGGGGTCTGCGGCGTTCGACGTGGCCGCCGGCTGCGCGGGCTTCTGCTACGCGCTGTCCGTCGCGAACGACATGGTGCGTCTCGGCACCGAGGACTACGTTCTCGTGATCGGTGCCGAGCGGATGAGCGACAGCACCGAGCCGACGGACCGCAGCGTCCGCTTCATCTTCGGTGACGGTGCGGGCGCCGTCGTCGTCGGACCGAGCGACACCCCCGGCATCGGCCCCACCGTGTGGGGATCGGACGGCTCGCAGTCCAATGCGATCCGTCAGGAACCGGACTGGCTGACGTTCGCGGCCGATCCGACGAGCCGCCCGTGGATCAAGATGGAGGGCACCACGGTCTTCCGCTGGGCCGCGTTCGAGATGGGCAAGATCGCCGTGCAGGCGGTCGAGCGGGCCGGTGTGACCATGGAAGACCTGGGTGCCTTCATCCCGCACCAGGCCAACGGCCGCATCAACGAGGTCATCGCCCGCCAGATCAAGCTCCCCGAGTCGGTGCCGGTGTCCGACGACATCGCCGACACCGGCAACACGTCGGCTGCGTCGATCCCCCTCGCGATGGAAGAGGTCCTGCGCACCGGCAAGGCGAAGCCGGGCGACCTGGCCCTGCTGGTCGGCTTCGGAGCCGGCCTGTCCTACGCGGGCCAGGTCGTGACGCTTCCGCCGCTGGCTCAGTAG